Genomic window (Tachysurus fulvidraco isolate hzauxx_2018 chromosome 20, HZAU_PFXX_2.0, whole genome shotgun sequence):
ATGTAACGGATATCGTGTGCTGTTGTGTTATGTATCTCATGTATATGGAAGCTAGAAATGGTTTCTGTGACTCAGGACTGAGTCTTTATTTATCAGTACACTGGGACAACAAACTACTCCTAATTGTTAGCTCATgtaaaactttatatataaagaaaccCTGAGAGAAAAGGAGTACTTTAATATGTGACTATTACTATTAACATATTAATAGTGTAGGcttcatattgttttttttttcttttcttcttttctttttctttttcttttactaagGCTCTATCGCCTCAATGCAACGTTCCTGGACTCTGAAGGTACCGTCACCTTGTTTGTGATCGAACGCATTTTTCCCATTCTTGCAACACCATCCCTTCTTAGCCTGCTGGACTGTTTTGCTCCGTGTGCGTGAATGCGATGTGTCAGGACACAGTGACGCTAATGAACTAAACTCAGCCTCACAGATTCACTGCTTCTCTGTGAGGTGTACAGACACAAAGAGCCATGCTAGGTCCCAGTGCCTTGAGCTCTAGTGAACATACGACACGCTTTTATTCGTGTCGGCCTTTTCTGCCGAGTAACACTTCTCTAGCTAGTATGTTTACATGGTTAGGGTGAACTATGTTAATCTGTAATCCTGTAGGCTGACTGCGTTTCCGTTTCCTTGTCctgctgagtgtttgtgtgaccTGCAATGCTTTCATCTGTATTAAGTTTAACCTTACACTTACCATGATTAAAACACTACGCTgcactttttgtgtgtttctttcccTTTAAGGATGGATGGAGGCCAGCACAGAAATAGACTaattaaaggaataaaactctACACTACCTGCTGTTAGAAAAAGATGGAATAACACGGTGGTGTTATGGGCCGTGACCCGAAACAGCACTAATGTCAGAGATACAGTAACAAACTGCTAGTAATTAATTGTACTGTTTGATTTAAATCAGTTTTATAAGAGTTATAGTGTAAAACGCATTGACCAGCTGTTCCAGCAccagtctttttctttctttctattttctttcacttttaaagttaaacaaataaaaaataaaaatcacataagTGACAAACTGCAAAAATCAAAGTCACATAGCTTCACCATATCACTCATTAGAACTGTTTTGTTGTTAAAATGCCTATGAATCCCAATATAAATctattgtatatgtatgtgttaaaaagaaggaaaaaaaaacagattctaGAGAGCTTATATTCTAGATAGGTTTTTATAACTGATGTTGTATAACtgcattatatttacattacgAGCTCCTGGATGCTGTTTGATTCCCATTTAATTCTCTgcactgtgtgtgcattttgaaCGTTTTCCCTCTGCTTAGTgttactctggtttcctcccttaATCCAAATATCTGAgatgtgaactgtttgctgtctctaaattgtttgtagtgtgtaaatAGATGAATGCGCttatgtattaataaataagtcAATTGAACTTGTAAGGGTGCAGTACAGGTACCAGGTACTCAGCAACAATCTACCATTAACAACCTATTATACAAAGGTATATAATattcataacaataataataatcatcatttcTAGCTTTATTATCATACTGTTGTCGGaaagcttttcattttaaaagctttgACACATTTTGATTGTAAATCATTTTTGACAAGTTTATCGTCCGGTGAAGTTCGTCCCCTGTGATCCAGTGGCACGTTCCTGTATTCTCACCGCTGTAACCCGGTCAGAGATCTGACCGATGAGGTGGTAACTTTCACAGCGTTACCCAAATACAACTAAAATGGGATGGTCGTGTCCGGAAGAGCACCCTGAGTAAAACCTGTGCCATAATCAAATACATGCACTGGataatctgatctgatctgagctCATAAGTTAAATATAATGCAGTTATACATCAtcataaaaactaaaaacttcTGTGTTGTCAGTATTATCATTGAActgatgaaaaataaacaaattcaatcTTATTAGATTAAATACCTCTTATAAGATGtagtctgtactgtatttacTCAGTTATTTACACTGGCAAAAGTTTTTTCTAGATGGTTAAAAGAAATTCAAAAGAGCATTTACTGTGAATCTGCTGTGGAAAAATTCTGTTATAAGCTTTTAAATAGGAAAATTTTGTGCTCATGATGTGGCTTCCCTGCAATGCATTGATTGGCCACAGGAGGGCAGTATCATCAGTATCATTACCTGATAGAATCAGAGTATTGAGCTTTGATGAAGGAGTGCAATCATGTGATCCAAACAATTTGATAAATGATTTGTTAAAGGTTCTTGAATTTCACAACACTCATATAAcataagctgtgtgtgttttagtgacAGCACTCGAGCAAACCTACAAAGATTTGAAGCAAAtaagtaatgcattacaatggCAGTGTAAGTGAAAGATTAAATAATTGAGCCTCTTGAAAAGATCACATGCTTTTAGAGGAAGGTTAATAGTTGAGTTAAGGCTATGTTCTGTCTTGTTTAATGTTCAGTTGGAATTGCTTCAGAAAGGAAAAAACCATGAATAACTGGAGTCTGACTACGCATTAAACTTCCCCAATACTTGATAGGAAGTGTAGTCATGTCttgcaattgtgtgtgtgtgtgtgtgtgtgtgtgtgtgtgtgtgtgtgtgtgtgtgtgtgtgtgtgtgtgtatgtatgtatgtatagtttGATAGAGGGATAATATTTTTTGAGCTTTGGGTCAATGGCTCAGGCTTCACTTCACACGGTGCTATAGTGCAACAATGTGTAAGCAGCAGGGAATACATGTGAGTCCAAAAGCACAGGAGAAAATGGGCATCAAGCCTATGCTTCATATTGAAACCGCAATATTTAATTCCGTCGCTGTATAATTTATGAGTCAGTGCAAACAATTTGTGCAAGCAAATGATTTAAAGTTCATGAGCAGGATCTTGCACTTCAACACTTCATAGcctgagagaaaataaataatcctgAGCGTTTCATCCGGGTTTTTATTGAACTTGTTATTTTCACCTAATCATTTATGAAGTTCCTTGATCCTGTTTCTGGATTGTGAGTGGTCTCTTGCAAAGATGGAAGTAAAGTGTGTCTGCCCTTAGACATCGTCAGCCATGTGATAATGCtacagtaaaatgtaaatggatcctcacagggttggtctCATCTCAGTGAATGTCCAAAGTCTTTATGACATGGAACACAACTgaagctggtacaatctctgcatgctttaacaggtagccaggatggagatgataaaattggggttatatgatcatatttccTTGccctggtaagaactctggcagctgcattttggactaactttagtctatttattaaagatgcaggacaaacacctagtaatgcattacaatagtccagtctggaggtcatgaatgcatgaactagcttctccgCATGagatacagataggatgtttcttagcttggcaataAAGAAAGCttggtggaagaaggctgtttttgtagtatatCTAATATAACAGCCaagtctttcactgttgagctagaAGTTACagaacatccctctaaatggaggttaaattgtgagagcttctgttTACTGGTTTCTGAGccatatttctgtcttatcagtaTTTAACTATAGAAAATTACAGGTCATCTAGTCTTTTGATGTCTAGTCATAATGATGGAAGCTAATCTCATGGCTTCTAAAGATGTTTCCCAAGGTaagcatgtatattgagaaaagaagaggtcctagaactgatccttgaggggcAACATAACtgacaataaactggaggattctcCATTTAtatctacaaaatggtattgaTCAGATATGTAGGATCCAATCCtacttaaagcctgtccctgAATACCTGTATAATTTTGTAAgggatctaggagaatgttgtcaTCTATAGTGTCGTTtgcagcactaagatcaagtagaactaataatgACATGCCGTCTTGgtctgaagctaagaacaagtcatttgtaactttaacaagtgcagtttctgtgctatgatggggcctgaaacctgactgaaactcttcaaagatattgttctcctgcaCGAAGATTATTTGTGATtattatgtgattttttttagagtCATGATACATAACTGGAATTAagtccattttatttgtatgtttactGAAGGGGTCAATACTAATGCAAGGCAGCGTACATGCCTACAGTAAATAGTTTCTAAAATCTTACTCGGACCTGTATTTTTTGTTCATGCATACTTTCTACTTCATAATTTTTTTGGAGCAGGGACAACAAAAATAGGATGCAGGTTGGGAATCATTGATTTAAGAAACTGGACATGTGCGATAAACGTCACCCACCTGAGTTTTAATGAGTAAATAATACACTGTATAATCAGTCACTGTCTACTTACAGAACAACTGCTCTATTCAGTTAAATACTAGGGCCATGTGGAAAACACCTTCAAATGACGTGTAAGGAAAAATACTAGACTAGACATTTATTTGgcaaaaataacacagaaaatgAAATAGACAAGAAAACCACAGCCACACCAAAAACACATACGTGTAAATTTCAGCTCATTTTCAAATTAATCATTCTTATCTCAGAAAGAAAAGCCTAGTGTTGGAGTGTTTTTTAATTCACAGGACAAAGCAGTGCAAATATCCGTCCTGCCAATTTCACTTCTCTCAAAAAGGGTAGAGAAAGTTTGCGTAACCTTAAAAACAACCGCAATCAATCCACTTCCTCGTGTGacctgtatatactgtatgtatataaagtGCAGAGCAGAGAACTGAGAACACACAGACAATTGTTCAGAGTGATTAGGACACAGACTGCAGCACAATGAAGGCTCTGGTGTTTCTTCTGCTTGTGGCGGCTGTCAGTGCTAAACGCTATGATCGGTGTGAGCTAGCAAGAGCCATGAAAGCAAATGGCATGGCCGGGTATCATGGCATCAGTCTGGCTAACTGTGAGTACAGTGATATTTTAATCATACAATACAGGACATTGTTTTATTGGACACAGGAAGATATTTTGtttatgcttctgtaaagctgctttgagacaatgtcagttgttaaaaatgctatacaaataaattgaactgaacttAAATGGAATTGAACGAGATGCTAGACAATAAAGTGTGCATTAATACTGAAAAGCATTGCTGTCTGTGTTCATAATGTGTCCATGGAGGTTTCCTCTTACCTCCTAAAACATGCCAGTAAGTTGACTAGGTAAGCTAAtctgcccctaggtgtgaatgtgtgtgcatagtGCCAGGCGATGGACTGGTGTTCCATCCAGGATGCATTCCTCCCTCCCTCAGTCTGATGCTGAAAAACccagaggaagaaaagaagaaaccaGAACCTCACATTTCCTCTTTGGAAaatctcagatttttttttttttttacagtggttgcattcatttaaatattatgtaaCTCTTTTTAGGGGTTTGCTTGGCCAAACATGAGTCTGGTTACAACACCCAAGCCATCAACCACAACACTGATGGATCAACCGACTACGGAATTTTCCAGATAAACAACCGCTGGTGGTGTTCCAACGGGAAATTCAAAAGTGCTAATGGGTGTAAAATCTCCTGCAGTCGTAAGATCCTTTTCATAGATCTATCCTTCAAATCAGATTTTGTAACAAGAAGATTCTGACAAGCCTGTAGTTTTTCTGGGCTAAAAGCATTAATGCTGTACAAAGGCTCATGTAGTTGTCCTAACACTTGCTTTCTCAAACAGAGCTTCTTACTGATAACATCTCACAAGCCGCTACGTGTGCCAAGACCATAGTGAGACAGCAGGGCATTACCGCATGGTAAGACTGCCTTGTTAATTTAATGAATGTATAGAAGACCTTTACTAGCAATTAAGCTGAGATAAAAGAAGaatcagaaatattttaaaagtatttttagtATTTGGTGCATCTACTTTTTTCACGTCCACTCGAGCTAACAGACTTCACAAGTTTGTGTAAAACCTGATGATAGCTTCAGCTTCATCTGAACATGctctttatttctaaaataataataataataataataaaaataataataataataataataataaacaacaacatccAGATTTTCTTTATGTTCTCTGTCTTTAGGACCCAGCTAAATGTATATGATTTGTAATGTATTGATCTTACTTTTCGCAGGGTGGCATGGCGTAACTACTGCAGGGGTCGTGACTTAAGCTCTTATGTTGCAGGCTGTGGAGTTTAAGCAAAATCATGTAATGACAAATTCATCACTTTAATGATTAATACAAGCAAAACAAATCAGTAGTAATGGTGATATCTAATAGTGCATTAACAACCCAAATCAACTAGTAGCTCATAGACACTCTAATTACTCAGAAGTTCATGTAAACCCTTTAGCAAcatcaacaaaacacaaataaagcaTCTTACATACAGCAGcatgtctttttatttgtttgttttctctgcttgtctatttacaacatttatttcattaaaaatcatttatacACTATTACATGGaataaagctgaaataaaatgacatacaaaaacctgtgaaagaaaaaaatctacaatATAGCAAAATTGTATGAAaattcacaataaaaatataagatgAGCACTGAAGCCTCTTCTGCAACAACTAAAGTGAACAAAGTGTACTAAAGTGCTGCTCGATTGCACAGAGATACAGCCAGAGGGACAGACCAGGGTTTGAGAGGATACATCCTATACTATTAGTTATAACAGAATTTAAAAGCAAGGCAAGGATGACTAATGTGCAACAAATTATTCACCCTACTGCATCATTTAATATTATGCATTCATTATGAAACTAGTCTACTTCACTCTTAGGCCAACAGTTTGTTTTCCCCCTTTGCTGTTGTAATAACCTTCagtcttctgggaaggctttcaaACTAGAGTTTGttatgtgtctgtggggatttgcgcattcagccacaagagcattagtgaggtcaggcactgatgttgtgTGAGGAGGCCTGAGGGGCAGATGGCAGATGATTCATCCCAAACGTGTTCAATGTGGGGTTGAGTTCAGggatctgtgcaggacactcgggTTCTTCCTCTCTGGGTTTATTTAGCCTTGTCTTCAGGTTTGGACCTCGTAGTGCCAGTAAAGGGAAGCTacattatacaaatacattctaCACCATTGACAGTTTAtggaaggtctgtgtgtgtgtgtgtgtgtgtgtgtgtgtgtgtgtgtgtgtgtgtgtgtgtgtgtgtgtgtgtgtgtgtgtgtgtgtgtgtgtgtgtgtgtgtgtgtgtgtgtgtgtgtgtgtgtgtgtgtgtgtgtgtgatagtcaggtgtccacaaacctatGGCCATATAGTATCTGTGTAAAGAATATAGCAGATACCAAGTTTATAAATAAGCtaaaaaacacattacaaaagacctttttttttaaaacgtcATGTAACCTTTGTTAGAAAACTTGTTTGTACTCCATCAAGTGGCGACTCCATCTTAGACGCAGcaaaaacataagaaaaaagATACTGACTATTGAAATAAGTTTATTAAGTGTATAATTTGTACAAGAGTGAGGCCAATCAGAAGCTCGCATTTAGCCACACACATAtttgaaaaagcaaaaaatggcAAACAGCTTCAGAGAAAAATATCTTTctccaaaaattaaaaaaaaaaattcataataaaattTATGAGAAAAATACTAAAggaaaattatgaaaaaaaaaacaaaaaacacctggAGCATCCACTGTAGCTGGATTTGTTTATACAGCACCGGTAATAGCAGGTAGGCTAATTGTAATAAATTTGCAACGGTTTATTCATTGCGTTTGTTTCAGTACACATGTGtatatgcacgtgtgtgtgtgtgtgtgtgtgtgtgtgtgtgtgtgtgtgtgtgagagagagagagagagagagagagagagagagagagagagagagagagagagagagagagagagagaccatttGCTAAAAGGAACAAATAGCTGGAACATCGTCCACATCCGGACCACGAGCCACAGTTACATTTTGGTTTCCTCAGGAGGTCGACTCATGTAGTCTTGAAGTGCCTGATGCCAAGGCAGCCATTTTCCTATAGATGTCTTTATCGCTCCGATCCACCTGATaacaataaataagaaagtaaTGTAATTTTGGTGACAGAAAGGACAGAAATAATAATTCTAGTGTTTATAACCTATACATTtgaatatatgtttattatcaCAAGGTATATGATtaaaacacatgtacacaataaTGCCATATGTTTGTGGAAACCTGTTCATATGTGCTGCTACTGTGGATATGGTCCTTCTTTGcatttataataacctccactcttcccTGAAGGCCTTTAGATAGATTTAGGAAGATTTATCCATTCAGCAGCAAGGGACATAATGTTCAGGTTTCCCCAAACACTGGGCCATATAGTGTTTATACTCGTGGTTAGTACATAGTGTACTTTGCTTTATGGAAGTATGACTATTGTCTGAAGATGAACATTTTCTAATGTAGCCCGTAGCAGAAAACCTTGACAGATGAATTTAACATTTCCGACAGCATGCGCTGTGACTAAACCATCAAGTATCTATATTTACATAAGGTTAAGTATAATTCTGATTGTTTTGATGTAGTTTTGCTGCATACCTTTTGTTTTCATTGACATTTTCTGCACAGAGGTAAAACACTTTAAACTCTTCTGACGGGGGTTTGAGCTCAATAGTGGACCTCTTGAATCCTAAATGTTGTTCCCTCACTGTATAGCCATGCAGGTAAATCCCACCTGTTATTACAGCCAAGAAAACACAGTAGGAGTTAAAATATACCCAAACTAACACTGCATTTCCTTCTAAAACCTAGTTAATAGACCATTTACTTAACTAATTTATGTGGTGCATCATCAGCATGGTTGCAGTTTTGTCCCTCAAATTGTGTTAGTTTTAGGTCTTTTTGTACAGCAAgagaacaaatcaataaaaagatTGACATGTCTTCAtgtctttaataaacaaaaatgcttAGTATTAGCAAATTTTTGTGGAATTAAAGGGATAAAACCCTGCAGAGCAAACTGTAGATATACTCCACCCAATCCACAACACACTTCAGTGTCTattctacattattatttttaattctttactGTACcggaaattaaaatatatatcctCATTACTCCATGCTGTAATTTAATGGAGAGGTGACCTACCAACTGCAAACGTTGAACGTATGCTAGCGTAGAAGTAAAGGCACCCGTCCTTTAGGATACAGTAGTGTTGCACCCATGAGTCCTTGTTTCTGTCCAGTAAGTTTAGAAGGCCGAGGCACTCGGGGTGCTTCACAGCCAGAGGAGGGAGGTTTGAGTTGTGGCGTGTAACGTCAACCCACACGTGATTCtgcaacaaaaaaatctttacgGTTTATAGAGTTACTATGACAACACTAGGTAGGACAATTGTCTGTAAAACAATGATTAAGCTTTGTGTTCCTGTGATGTTCAGTTTTCTGATTAACTAATGCTGAGTTTTATATTCTGAACCTTTAGGCCATTCTTCAAAATCAGATCCGTTGCTATATTTAACATTGAATGAGCTACTTATTCATAGTAGTCTACTTTGTCTTCTTTGACTTATACAAGTCTACTTTGTCTAGTTCTTGACTATTGCACATAAATGTAGCTTCCCATATATTTTCCACCTAAAATGGACCATTACCTGCGTAATAGGGTGAACCGCTCGTT
Coding sequences:
- the pdzph1 gene encoding uncharacterized protein pdzph1, encoding MEGAVVEADTSLGKPFVFKCSPVAGNRVYYFCATSNQEMRRWLEVLERAVHPITQIFLLQNHVWVDVTRHNSNLPPLAVKHPECLGLLNLLDRNKDSWVQHYCILKDGCLYFYASIRSTFAVGGIYLHGYTVREQHLGFKRSTIELKPPSEEFKVFYLCAENVNENKRWIGAIKTSIGKWLPWHQALQDYMSRPPEETKM
- the LOC113639337 gene encoding lysozyme C, which encodes MKALVFLLLVAAVSAKRYDRCELARAMKANGMAGYHGISLANWVCLAKHESGYNTQAINHNTDGSTDYGIFQINNRWWCSNGKFKSANGCKISCSQLLTDNISQAATCAKTIVRQQGITAWVAWRNYCRGRDLSSYVAGCGV